A region of the Bacillus sp. NP247 genome:
AGTTGTTATAAACTCTGTTTGTGGTTGTGCAGCTGGTTTAGCGCGTCCATCAGCAGGTCAAGCAGTTGTTCGTGCTGAAAAACAACCTGATCATCTTGTAACTGTATTCGCAGGTCAAGATAAAGATGCTACTGCAAAAATGCGTGAATACTTCGGAGAAATTCCTCCATCTTCACCATCTATGGCATTATTAAAAGGAAAAGAAGTTGTTCACTTCATTCACCGTCATGAAATTGAAGGTGCAACTATGGACGAAATTATTACGAACTTAGAACAAGCTTTCGAAAAGAATTGCTAAAGAAGGGGGAGAGTATATCTCCCTCTTTTCTTTATATAGAGGTGAAACAATGATTGTAACAACAGCAGGAAGAACCAACAAAGAAATGACAGATTATGCAAGCAAGGTAGCAGCAGAATTAAATCGTTCTTTCGTTAAACGTAATGACATACCAGTACATAAACTACATGAGCAGTATGAACAAGATGTGCTTGTTGTAGGGAAAAACCGATTAGCTATTTATCCGAGAGGAACGGAAGAGTCGTTTTTCTTTCATCCAAACTCAGCGATGTTTCGTGTGAAAAGGTTAATGCGCGGAGAACACGATCCGTTTGTACAAGCAGCTAAATTAGAGAGCGGAATGACAGTATTAGATTGTACGCTCGGTATGGCATCAGATAGTATTGTTGCTAGCTATATTGTTGGTGAAAATGGAAAAGTAACAGGACTTGAAGGTAACGAATATATGGCTTACATAATGGAAAAAGGCCTGCAAACATGGTCTTCATCCGTATCTGAAATTGACGGGGCGATGCGAAGAATCGATGTACAGCAAACGGAGCATTTCGCATTTTTAACGCAATGTGAAGATAATAGTTATGATGTTGTTTACCTTGATCCGATGTTTGAAGAAACGGTCATCGAATCAGATGGAATTAAAGGATTAAAACACTTCGCTTTGTATCATGATATTACTGATGAAACAATTGCGGAAGCGAAGCGTGTGGCGAGAAAAGGTGTCGTTCTGAAAGATCATTTCCGTAGTTCTAGATTTGAAAAACACAATTTTTATGTATACAAAAGAAAAAGTGCTAAGTTTCATTTTGGTGTAATTGACCCTTGCTAATTGTTTGAAAAGATGTATAATAAGCAATAATTAATTAAATATACTGTCTGTGATGAAGAGAGTAGTCTTTTTCAGAAGGAAAGCGAGCTAGGGATGGTGTGAGCCTAGTGCAGAAGAAAAAGATGAAGCGCACTTCGGAGACGCTTCTTGAACGAATAGTAGAGTAAGCCGAGGCCCCCTGTCCTCGTTATAAACGGGAAAGTGGTTCGTAATGAACAACAAGGGTGGTACCACGGGTTAAAACTCGTCTCTTTTTTAGAGACGAGTTTTTTGTGTTTCAAAAAATAAGGAGGTTGTAGTATGGAGTATAAAACAAAGTTTGCGGAAAGTGTATCGAATATTCTTGCGAATGAATTAACACAAAGTCAAATTTTAGATTTAATTGAAACACCGAAACAAGATGAATTCGGAGATGCAGCGTTCCCATGCTTTTCACTAGCGAAGCAATATAAAAAAGCACCAGCTATTATCGCAAAGG
Encoded here:
- a CDS encoding BrxA/BrxB family bacilliredoxin, which codes for MSNAYEEYMRQMVIPMRQELVRSGFEELTTEEAVTEFIENATGTTLVVINSVCGCAAGLARPSAGQAVVRAEKQPDHLVTVFAGQDKDATAKMREYFGEIPPSSPSMALLKGKEVVHFIHRHEIEGATMDEIITNLEQAFEKNC
- a CDS encoding class I SAM-dependent methyltransferase, producing MIVTTAGRTNKEMTDYASKVAAELNRSFVKRNDIPVHKLHEQYEQDVLVVGKNRLAIYPRGTEESFFFHPNSAMFRVKRLMRGEHDPFVQAAKLESGMTVLDCTLGMASDSIVASYIVGENGKVTGLEGNEYMAYIMEKGLQTWSSSVSEIDGAMRRIDVQQTEHFAFLTQCEDNSYDVVYLDPMFEETVIESDGIKGLKHFALYHDITDETIAEAKRVARKGVVLKDHFRSSRFEKHNFYVYKRKSAKFHFGVIDPC